Proteins co-encoded in one Pleurodeles waltl isolate 20211129_DDA chromosome 1_2, aPleWal1.hap1.20221129, whole genome shotgun sequence genomic window:
- the SCOC gene encoding short coiled-coil protein, producing MNTEMDAVEAEHQIEMEEKTRLINQVLELQHTLEDLSARVDAVKEENLKLKSENQVLGQYIENLMSASSVFQTTDTKSKRK from the exons ATGAACACTGAGATGGATG CTGTGGAGGCAGAACACCAGATTGAAATGGAAGAAAAAACGCGACTCATTAATCAGGTCCTAGAGTTGCAGCACACACTGGAAG ATCTCTCTGCAAGGGTTGATGCGGTGAAGGAAGAAAACTTGAAACTGAAATCAGAAAATCAGGTTCTTGGCCAATACATAGAAAATTTAATGTCGGCCTCTAGTGTTTTCCAAACAACGGAcacaaaaagcaaaaggaaatga